The Manihot esculenta cultivar AM560-2 chromosome 11, M.esculenta_v8, whole genome shotgun sequence genome includes a region encoding these proteins:
- the LOC110627194 gene encoding uncharacterized protein LOC110627194 gives MEEDIDLDKQLVKSSYCGDDECTWLSSAVSTPSSVFEDYRFSTSLHVSIDEKLFISWLSRLEKFVLYLDKGSLHFEDPRVNANPEEKAEDILNNSTSPDAASDSSMNKSESFRSSSGQFCEDSTSCNNSLMPCSTNFDSSSSSSSSQMSDSDRISFLVPLVNLEGEDSQWISSDAELDSDYFSSGFPSPSCKNCEVSLWENNSLDQEVNLEDFDTDEPLFWPSQWKLDWNCEETWRCFSMSPRKYITDPGTLQHTSTNVVGTKFHVRRKDTNEGFRESPEFSSGSTASTLLERKQSKNNFIRKINPAPSRLRKSRKISMKIVPIEMENDLDKRKDKEFSIQQSNCSDRDFLEDDFTKNGEVPIEKLLGLGEFDGHEGVDSEFNEDIFSLEESL, from the coding sequence ATGGAAGAAGACATTGATCTTGATAAGCAGCTTGTTAAGAGTAGTTACTGTGGTGATGACGAGTGTACATGGCTTTCTTCTGCTGTTTCAACTCCTTCATCAGTTTTTGAAGACTACAGATTTTCTACTTCACTGCATGTTTCTATTGATGAAAAACTGTTCATTTCATGGCTCTCAAGATTGGAAAAATTTGTCCTTTATCTGGATAAAGGAAGTCTTCATTTTGAAGATCCAAGAGTAAATGCAAATCCTGAGGAGAAAGCAGAAGACATTTTAAACAACTCGACTTCACCCGATGCTGCATCAGACTCCTCCATGAATAAGTCTGAGAGTTTCAGGTCTTCTTCTGGGCAGTTCTGCGAGGACTCAACAAGTTGTAACAACTCTTTGATGCCTTGCAGCACTAActttgattcttcttcttcttcttcttcctctcagATGTCAGATTCTGACAGGATCAGTTTCTTGGTCCCTTTAGTGAATCTTGAAGGTGAAGATTCTCAATGGATTTCATCAGATGCAGAATTAGATTCAGATTACTTCTCATCAGGTTTTCCAAGCCCATCTTGCAAGAACTGTGAGGTTTCATTATGGGAGAACAACTCTTTAGATCAGGAAGTAAATTTGGAAGATTTTGATACAGATGAACCTCTTTTCTGGCCATCCCAATGGAAACTAGATTGGAATTGTGAAGAAACTTGGAGATGCTTTTCAATGTCTCCTCGTAAGTACATTACAGATCCTGGAACTCTTCAACATACATCTACCAACGTAGTAGGAACAAAATTCCATGTCAGAAGAAAGGACACCAATGAGGGTTTCAGGGAAAGCCCAGAGTTCAGCTCAGGTTCAACAGCATCAACTTTATTAGAGaggaaacaaagcaaaaacaacTTTATCAGGAAAATCAATCCTGCCCCTTCAAGATTGAGAAAATCAAGGAAAATTTCAATGAAAATAGTACCTATAGAAATGGAAAACGATctagataagagaaaagataaagaATTCTCAATCCAACAATCAAACTGTTCAGATAGAGATTTCTTGGAAGATGATTTCACAAAAAATGGAGAAGTTCCAATTGAGAAACTACTAGGACTTGGTGAGTTTGACGGGCATGAAGGGGTGGATTCAGAATTCAATGAAGATATTTTCTCACTGGAAGAATCTCTGTAA